The Salvelinus alpinus chromosome 10, SLU_Salpinus.1, whole genome shotgun sequence genome includes the window gacatggattaagtgtttgtgccatttagagggtgaatgggcatgacaaaagatttaagtggatttaacaaataacatcaataagggatcattgctttcagctggattcacccagtcagtctatgtaatggaaagagcaggtgttcctaatgttttgtacactccatgTATATTGACAATGATAATGGATTGGACTTatgtacagtttttttttttttaggtcaaaaGGTACTGTACATTGTATGGCGTTCACCACCAGTGTGTCGCCTGGGTGATGCATGTCAGCCGTTTTGTAGCCATGTTGTAGTAACAACATTAGCACCCTTCACTCCCCAGACAAGCCCCAAATGTCCCAGACTCCCTGTTCCTGCTGGAGGAGGCCGAGGGGGCACAGGACCCCTTCTTTGGGGTGATGGGCTTTGAGCACCTGCTGCCTAGTCCCTATAGGATCCCTCAGGTATACAACCATTTCTACACAATTTTTACCTAGTTAACTCATTTCCAACGATATGTCACTACAAAAATGTGTAACCCCCATACGGCCACAGTTAATTCCTAtgtacacacagtacacaaaaAGCCTTTTCAAGACACACATTTAACTTTACCCTCATTGAGTCACCTTGTGAGTTGATAATGCATTTATTGATTGAACACCGTTCTAACAAcactccctctgtgtgtctcgtTCATTCCCAGCCATGGCAGCTGATGGAGAGCATGACTCCAGAACGCCCCATAGGGGCCAGTCCTGGAACTGCACCAGAGGACGGCGGTGAGACTGAGTGACAGTCTGATTTGGGATGGAAAATCCTCAGCAACAATTCTGCATTACTAATGTttgttgctctctgtctctctttctctgtctctgtctctcactctcaggTTTCAAATCCCCTCCTGATGCCATTACCCTGAAAGAGAAGGAGCAGCTTGTCATCGTTGCTGCTGAGGTGACCTGAATATAGTGTTGTAATATACTGATAAAAGGACATAGAAAGGCTATTGTGTATATTTATAAACCTTTACTCACTTTGCCTATTAAGAGACCATGTGACCATGTGAACACAACAAGGAATTTGGATCCAAAAGGATCTTTCCTGAGCTCTCAATCGTTCCTGAAGTTGAACTCGGTCtccctctgcccttctctccatAAAGTTTGAAGGAGCTGAGCTTCCTGAAGCCACTGGCAAAGAGATTGACATGCTTCTGGAGCAGCAGGACCAATTCTATGacggtgagagaagagagggagagtaaagAATAGAGCCCTGCACATGCCTGCGACGTTCAGGCCCAATTGCTTCTGCCAAATTTAAGGCCTTGCCCGAACCTGAAATCAGAAATAACTTCCTTCATTATTATCCATTAGCtgctggtctctgtctgtcctcccctCCCTCGGCTAGTGGTGCGTGTTTCAGAAGTTTATTCACCTGCACCTGCCTGCAGTTGCTAATAACACATCCGCAACCGCCCGACTacacaatgccttcagaaagtattcacaccccttgacgttttccacattttgttgtgttacagcctgaacatTTCAAAttgatacaatttagatttttggtcactggcctacacacaataccccataatgtcaaagtagacttatcatatttgacatttttacaaattaatcaaaaatgaaaagctgaaatgtcttgagtcaataagtattcaacccctttgttttggaaaatctaaataagttcaggagtaaaaatgtgcttaacaagtcacataagttgcatggactcactctgtgtgcaatgatagtgtttaaccacaaaagaccagggaggtttttcaatgcctcgcaaagaagggcacttattggtagGGAGATATAACGCTATACCGGTCCATTAACCAGATTGGtgcacattcaacaaatctgattTAACAAAGTGGATATCCGTCATGAtttatgtattgtaacaggcccacaatgtggtaACTTAAGTCCAATTtggatatatttggctgttttcgatgctggttagcatagctagcatataGAATTGGTGGTGGTAGTCAGTtgtttttaactgtaatgcagttagttgattggtgacgatgacatgaacaattgttggggttgacatccatacaaacATTATACTCAGATTTTTACCTCAATATGAAATATACATATAAACAATAGACTAAATGTAGGTACATTTTGCTGGGGGACAATGAGGATATTCAGGATCTTTCCACCACGGCCCTTTCCCCCACTGTGTTGGTCAAGTTTGATTTACCTTTTTACCTCATCAATCACTACCCTGCATCCGCTCTGCTGCTAGTCTGCCTGTATAGTATCCGCTTTGGACTGCTCAATGACGAGATGCAAAAGAGCAGTTAGCGAGCTACTTTTCATCACTTTAAACTCCGGAACATTCTTATTttctgtgaaataatctctcttGTCGACTCGGACAATGGTCACCACGTTATGGTCTTAGTAAGATATGACTAGGCTACTGTGCAACAGAGCATGAGCAAATAGCTCAGCCCGTACCCTAGTAATTAATGAAAAAACAGGCCCTACCTGGCACTAACCCGCTGTATAGCGTCGGGCTCGGGTCGGGTAGCAGAGCCTTTGTAACATATTAGGACCCGTAAGACAGATAATGAAAGGGAAATAAGTGAGTAAATATAAGTTTGCgtaaactggtgtgtgtgtgttgtacagagctagaagagagggaaagggagagagagggagagagaaccaggGACATGGAGCCAGGCATGACCTCCATTGACCAGTAAGTTATATGGAAGAATCATGTTTTCTGACAGGGCTGGTCACAGGGCAGGTCACCTTGATCTTCTATTATCTTCCCATGTCTTTTTTAAAACGTACTCTTTGTTGTATTGtttttctttctctgtgtgtgtgtgtctccaggctGAAGGTGTCGGTGGTGGTGGGGGACAGTGTGTGGCTGCTGGACGAGGAGACCGGCCTGCCCATGGAGGTGCCGTTAGAGGTCATTCCCATGGAGATGACCCCCCCTCAGGTGGCCATGCCCTCTGCCCCAGACACctccgagagagagggggagtcagCGAGTCagtcagagagggggacggagaaaGCGGCAGAAAGCTCCTGtggcgaggtgtgtgtgtgtgtttgttcacacTGTTCTGTGTGTGACTCATCATGAGGACTCAGGAATCCAAGCATCCGTATGAACAAGATATTTCTGTCCTATATTTTCCCCTGCCAAATGTGTGGGTGTGCACAGGCTCCTCTCAGTTTGATCTATCCATAACCCTCCCAtctgctctcttcctcttctttcttgcctctctcatccctctctcatcatCCCAGCTCCCCCATATAGACGCTCCTCCTCCTAAGAGGCGGGGTCGCAGGCGCCAGCTCATCTTTGCCGACCCTCAGGTGCAGATCTCCCAAGATACCATGCGGGTGCAGATCGAGGACACCAAGGCTGAGACTCAGCTCCTGGTAAAACTCAAGCCTTCCACTACTTAGCCTTCACTAATCTTACCaaagttgtgttcattagggcatgcaacGGTAACATTTTAAAGGGTTTGCAACTGGAAACAAAAATgtacatttcttattggacaggtccaggtagtccctccctgtttcagtggGATtttttccatttggtgcctaatgaacaccacCCACATCAGTGATTACTTCAAAGAAAATAAGGATATAATCGTATTCTCATTGCTTTGTCTGTGCCTCCTCCTCAGTCTCAGGTGCTGATAAACTTTCCTGCCCAGAAGAAGCTCCTCCCAGCAGAGCTCTACACTGCCCCTTCTGGCTGTGAGTATATGACTCCTTTCCTGAGATGGTCCTATCTGACCAGAGTAGATGGTAGTAATATGGTCATTTAGAAGATGTTTTGATTCTAAGCAGCTCATAGTTCTTATATAGTAGTACAGTATGTGTCTAATGTAGGAATAAAACCCATAACCCGGGTGTTGCCAGCACCTTGCTCCAACCAACGGAGCCACCTCACAACTGCCACACCATGAGGTTATGATGATTTCACTGAGTCTTTTCTCGCTTTCCTCGACGCAGCTCTCCTGCACCCTGACCTCCTGTTGCTATGGAAACAGTGCGCCGTCCTCACTACGCTTCCTCGCAccggagagagaggcagagaggaggagactgagGAGGAGGGCAGCTccgagatggagagagtgaggatagaggtggagaggaagaggatggacTCTAGCATGCGAGAGGTGAGCGGatctacagtacctgtcaaaagtttggaggcacctactcattccagggtttttcttcttttttctattttctacattgtaaaataatagtgaagacatcaaaaatatgaaataacacatatggaatcatgtagtaaccaaataattgTTCTAaatattgagattcttcaaagtagccaccctttgccttgatgacagctttgcacactcttggcattctctcaaccagcttcatgaggtagttacctggaatggatttcaattaacaggtgtgccttgttaaacgtggaatttctttcctccttaatgcatTTTAGCTATTCATTTGTGTTGTGGCAAGGTTAGGCGGTATACAGACGATAGCCCTATATGGTaaaagaccaactccatattatgtcaagaatagctcaaataagcaaagagaaacgacagtccatcattactttaagacatctaAAGTTTCTTCAACCGCAGTCGCAAAAAcgatcaagctctatgatgaaactggctctcatgaggaccgccacagga containing:
- the rec8b gene encoding REC8 meiotic recombination protein b, which gives rise to MFYYPNVLQRHTGCFSTIWLAATKGIRITRRELLRVNVGRTCDDIMDYVTVQVAPLCPGLPRPRFSLYLSSQLQYGVVIVYHRQCGFLLEEIQQTIERLVRSERHARIDLAEPDRQAPNVPDSLFLLEEAEGAQDPFFGVMGFEHLLPSPYRIPQLMESMTPERPIGASPGTAPEDGGFKSPPDAITLKEKEQLVIVAAEFEGAELPEATGKEIDMLLEQQDQFYDELEEREREREGERTRDMEPGMTSIDQLKVSVVVGDSVWLLDEETGLPMEVPLEVIPMEMTPPQVAMPSAPDTSEREGESASQSERGTEKAAESSCGELPHIDAPPPKRRGRRRQLIFADPQVQISQDTMRVQIEDTKAETQLLSQVLINFPAQKKLLPAELYTAPSGSLLHPDLLLLWKQCAVLTTLPRTGERGREEETEEEGSSEMERVRIEVERKRMDSSMREIPRELLKSGGTAPSEASAEALLDVSREDKSLEQITPVSRWSPMEEAPVPMEAIEEEHVALPDREEETEGREVTAEGLLSVVSSYLLRFGKVTFYSLLPLEVDRTTAAHILSKLLELVSAGDLAVCQAEPYSPITIIPGPLSTVQA